The genomic stretch ttcttcttcgtttcaGTTCCACGATAACGACTATCAAAGCGAACCGTGGCAAGATTTAAATGGAAGATTACGATTATAGTTAGTGAAAGATAGTGATTTACATCTAAAAATTGTCTGGGGGAGAGCATGCTTTGAAAACGATCTTATCTTCAGGAGAAATTAGTTTGGTTTAGCCCTTGATACAGTTACCCCGTACTTGACTTAATAGACTTGGTTAACAGAGAAGATACAACAATATACAAAGTAGAGACAATAGTGTGCTAAATTCTAATCTGTGTTATTAAATATAGCCAATGTCAACTTTTTTCGAGAGATTTTGATGTAATAGCCTCCATAAATGTTCTTGTACAGCTTTCTGCTAATTTTAGGAGTGCAATTTACAACTAGTTCTGCAAGGTAAATGAATATCCCAAAACTGTGATTGGTGCCACATTATAGCCTATTGGAGATGGCGAATAATTTAGAATACTTTCTTGATTCGATTTCCAAGACTCTCTCTAGTTTAAATTCTTGGTACCCCTTGTCAGGGCAACGAAGGACAAGAAAATCCTGACATATTTTGTTTAATGTCAAGTAAATCTTAGGTTGTATTCATAGACGattgtttgattttgaactgtagaagaagaagtccTCTCACCACTGGCCCGTTCGGTGATAATTGTCATGTCGAGTTTGCGTATTTGCACATTGCTGATATTTGACATTTATTTAGAATCCCACATTAAGTATTATGGCTGCTAATGATGCAATCGGAAACATttaaaaatatttttttgtCAGATTTACTTCAAATTTTCCCCTTATGGCTGCGAACAGAACGAGAGCATTTACATAGGGGAAATTGATGTTTATAAGTAGGAAGAAATGTCTGATATCATATTTGGTTTTGTGAGTTCAGTAAGGTTTTTAGAATATCTACTTTATAGGAGATTTTGAATATTTAGTCTTAAATCCTTTTGGTAAATTCAAGTTCCCTCTCACAACTGAAATGGCTCTTACATGGACAAAGAGGAACGACTCAGATCGTCTGTCTGTTGTTTCCtctgaaaagaaagaacaagtcACCGTTATCAATACGGAAATCAATGACTTAGAATCTTCAAGCtcagaaaatgaagaccATATCTTCCAAGACCCTATTATCGCTGAACACTATAAACAACTTTATGAAGAAACCCAGTACGAGTGTCGTCATCACTTTGATCCAGAGTTTACTTGGactgcagaagaagagaagaaggtagTCAGAAAAAGTGACTGGTATGTCACTCTCTGGGCTTTGATCATGTTTACTGCGTTAGATTTTGATAGAGGAAACATGTCTCAAGCTCTCTCGGACAACTTTCTTACTGATATTGGTATTGATACAAATCAAATGAATCTTGGTAGTACTATCAATCTTATTTGCTTCTTGAGTGCTGAATTGCCTTCGCAGTTaatctccaagaagattggTGCTGATGTCTGGATTCCAATGCAAATGATCTTGTGGTCGGTTGTGTCGATGTCACAATTTGCTATTAAAGACGCTCGTGGTTTCTATGCCACCAGAGCCCTTTTAGGTGCTTTACAAGGTGGTTTCATTTGTGATGTTTGTCTCTGGATGAGCTATTTCTTTACTTCTAAAGAATTGCCTTTGAGGTTGGCTATTTTCTATATTGCCAATCCCATGACTGTTGTCTGGTCCAGTTTGCTTGCTTTTGCTTTATTGAAGGTCAAGACAGATTCCACTCCTGAAAGTTGGAGATGGTTGTTCTTAATTGAAGGTGCTTTCACATTGGTGGTTGGAATTGCTGCTTTTTTCAAGATGCCTGCCTCTTCTGTGCAAACGAAGGCTTGGTACAGAAAGAAGGGTTGGTATACTGACAGAGAGGAGAAGATTGTTGTCAATAGGGTGTTGAGAGATGATCCTGAAAAGGGAAGTATGCACAATCGTGAACCTGTTGGTCCAAAAGAATTACTCACAGCTGTTTTCGATGTGAATCTTTTACCAATTTATATTATCCGTATTCTTGGTGATATCGGAACTGcaccaatttcaagttatcttcagttggttcttaGAGGTATGGGTTATTCAACCTTCAAAACAAATGCTTTAACTATTCCTTACAACTTAATTTCTGTTGTAACTTTGGTGTTCACTGGTTGGCTCACCGAAAAAGTGAAGAGTAGAGCATTTGTAATTGCAACCACTCCTATTTGGATTCTCGCTGGTCTTTTCCCATTGAGATTTTGGCCCAATGCACAAAAAGATATCTGGGGTACATTTGCACTTTTAacagttcttcttggtcaCTCGCCGGTATGTCACATCACTATTTCTTGGTGTTCTGCAAATTCCAATGGTGTTAGGAGTAGAGCAGTTTCGGCAGCTGTCGTCAATATTGTCTCACAAGCAGCTTCAATTATTTCTGCTAACATCTATAGAAAAGATGATGCACCACTTTATCATCGTGGTAACACTGATCTTATCGGTATTGCATTTGGAGCTCTATTTGCCTGTATCCTTGCCAGACAGTATTATATCTGGATTAATAAAAATagagagaagaagtggaatGCCATGACTATTGAGGAAAGGGAAGAATACTTGCGTAATCCTCCTCATGATGGTAACAAGAGATTAGATTTCAGATTCGTATACTGATTTTACAAGATCTTAAGAACAATATTGACGATAaatttcttcttatatGGACAAGGGTGTCCAACTTATTTTACTTAAACTTATTATTTAGATATTTTATTCATCTGAACTCAAATATAAATTGCTGCGAAATATTTGCGAGTTGCTATCAATATTAGCTGAACATAAATAAAATGGCACAATTGAAAGTAAATTCATTGAATTTTTGCACAAAGGATGTAAGTTTCCAGTTTGCCCCAGAATTTCTTGTAATACCTTCTAATCACTATATCAATATATTAAGGAATTATATATGTTTATATTGCA from Scheffersomyces stipitis CBS 6054 chromosome 2, complete sequence encodes the following:
- a CDS encoding putative permease; this encodes MALTWTKRNDSDRSSVVSSEKKEQVTVINTEINDLESSSSENEDHIFQDPIIAEHYKQLYEETQYECRHHFDPEFTWTAEEEKKVVRKSDWYVTLWALIMFTALDFDRGNMSQALSDNFLTDIGIDTNQMNLGSTINLICFLSAELPSQLISKKIGADVWIPMQMILWSVVSMSQFAIKDARGFYATRALLGALQGGFICDVCLWMSYFFTSKELPLRLAIFYIANPMTVVWSSLLAFALLKVKTDSTPESWRWLFLIEGAFTLVVGIAAFFKMPASSVQTKAWYRKKGWYTDREEKIVVNRVLRDDPEKGSMHNREPVGPKELLTAVFDVNLLPIYIIRILGDIGTAPISSYLQLVLRGMGYSTFKTNALTIPYNLISVVTLVFTGWLTEKVKSRAFVIATTPIWILAGLFPLRFWPNAQKDIWGTFALLTVLLGHSPVCHITISWCSANSNGVRSRAVSAAVVNIVSQAASIISANIYRKDDAPLYHRGNTDLIGIAFGALFACILARQYYIWINKNREKKWNAMTIEEREEYLRNPPHDGNKRLDFRFVY